From the genome of Denticeps clupeoides chromosome 4, fDenClu1.1, whole genome shotgun sequence, one region includes:
- the ing5b gene encoding inhibitor of growth protein 5b: MAKMYLEHYLDSIEGLPNELQRNFTLMSELDSRTEEKKDEIDKLAAEYIANVKNLASEQRVQHLQRIEGAYSKCKEYSDDKVQLAMQIYEMVDKHIRRLDADLARFENDLKDKLDSSSHESSDEKKSRKDKNNKDKRATRDKTESDSDSPSLKKQKNSDPLLAMHPSDVLDMPVDPNEPTYCLCSQVSYGEMIGCDNLDCPIEWFHFACVGLSTKPKGKWYCPRCTQEMKKK; encoded by the exons ATGGCTAAAATGTACTTAGAACACTACCTGGACA GTATCGAGGGGCTGCCTAATGAGCTTCAGAGGAATTTCACGCTGATGAGCGAGCTGGACTCCAGAACTGAAG AGAAAAAGGACGAAATTGATAAACTGGCCGCGGAGTACATCGCAAACGTCAAGAATCTGGCCTCGGAGCAACGTGTCCAGCACCTGCAGAGAATCGAGGGCGCCTACAGCAAGTGCAAGGAGTACAGCGACGACAAGGTGCAACTCGCCATGCAGATTTATGAAATG GTCGATAAACACATCCGTCGATTAGATGCCGATCTCGCCCGCTTTGAGAATGATCTGAAAGATAAACTTGACTCAAGCAGTCACGAGAGTTCTGATGAGAAGAAATCGAGGA aagacaaaaataataaagacaagaGAGCAACAAGGGACAAGACAGAATCTGACTCTGACTCTCCTAGtctgaaaaaacagaagaacag TGACCCCCTTCTGGCTATGCATCCATCGGATGTGCTAGATATGCCCGTGGACCCAAATGAACCCACTTATTGTTTATGTAGTCAAGTGTCCTACGGCGAAATGATTGGTTGTGACAACCTTGAT TGCCCAATAGAATGGTTTCACTTTGCCTGTGTGGGCCTTTCAACTAAACCAAAGGGAAAATG GTACTGTCCTCGCTGTACCcaggaaatgaaaaagaaataa